In a single window of the Pelagibacterium sp. 26DY04 genome:
- the nirB gene encoding nitrite reductase large subunit NirB, translating into MTERLVVIGAGMASGRMLEHLFEADPQRYQVTLFGSEPRGNYNRIMLSPVLAGEKTYQEIVTHDADWYAANGVDCRFGQTVTRIDRAAKTVHANGVETPYDRLVIATGSAPFIIPVAGKDLPGVVAFRDLDDVETMIAAAQKPGSRAVVIGGGLLGLEAAAALRNRGMEVVVLHLMGHLMERQLDPAAGYLLQRELESRGITIHCKAQTKAILGEDRVEAVLLEDGTVYDADIVVMAVGIRPETRIATDAGLHVERGIVVSDQMLTSDPDILAFGECVEHQGVVYGLVAPLYEMAKVAARTLTGTQAAFAPVKTATQLKVTGVNLYSAGDFADAEDREEIVLRDAAAGVYKRVVLKDDRIVGAVLYGETGDGAWFFDLLKRGEDITPMRDTLIFGQAYQGGAELDPMAAVAALPDDAEICGCNGVCKSAITGAIAGKGLKNLDDVRAHTKASASCGSCTGLVEKLLAATLGDAYNPAAIQPVCPCTDFGHDEVRRLIVAKELKSIPAVMQELEWKTSCGCAKCRPALNYYLLSTWPGEYEDDNQSRFINERVHANIQKDGTYSVVPRMWGGITNPRELRAIADVADKFAIPTIKVTGGQRIDLLGVKKEDLPSVWADLNAAGMVSGAAYAKGLRTVKTCVGSDWCRFGTQDSTGLGVRIEKFMWGSWTPAKVKMAVSGCPRNCAEATCKDVGVVCVDSGYEIHFAGAAGLDIKGTEVLCHARTEDEALEIIVALVQLYREQGRYLERIYKWAKRVGSDSIRANIVEDVEKRRYYFDRFVHSQKFAQVDPWEERVNGKDAHEFAAMAEFGFPQAAE; encoded by the coding sequence ATGACTGAAAGACTCGTCGTCATTGGTGCAGGCATGGCCTCAGGCCGCATGCTCGAGCACCTGTTCGAGGCCGATCCTCAACGCTATCAGGTGACCCTTTTCGGGTCCGAGCCGCGCGGCAACTATAACCGCATCATGCTTTCCCCGGTGCTCGCGGGGGAGAAGACCTATCAGGAGATCGTGACCCACGACGCCGACTGGTACGCGGCCAATGGGGTGGACTGCCGGTTTGGGCAGACGGTGACCCGGATCGACCGAGCTGCAAAGACCGTGCACGCCAATGGTGTGGAAACGCCATATGACAGGCTGGTGATCGCCACCGGCTCGGCGCCCTTCATCATTCCGGTCGCCGGCAAGGATTTGCCGGGAGTGGTTGCCTTCCGCGATCTCGACGATGTGGAAACGATGATTGCCGCGGCGCAAAAGCCCGGCTCACGCGCCGTGGTGATCGGCGGCGGGCTGCTGGGCCTTGAGGCTGCCGCGGCGCTGCGCAATCGCGGCATGGAGGTCGTGGTGCTGCACCTTATGGGGCACCTGATGGAGCGCCAGCTCGATCCGGCGGCTGGCTACCTGCTGCAACGCGAGCTCGAAAGCCGGGGCATCACCATCCACTGCAAGGCGCAGACCAAGGCCATACTGGGCGAGGACCGCGTTGAAGCCGTGCTGCTCGAGGACGGGACGGTCTATGATGCCGATATCGTCGTCATGGCCGTGGGCATCCGCCCTGAAACCCGCATCGCCACCGATGCGGGGCTGCATGTGGAGCGCGGCATTGTCGTCAGCGATCAGATGCTGACCTCGGATCCTGATATTCTCGCGTTCGGCGAATGCGTCGAGCATCAGGGCGTTGTCTATGGCCTTGTCGCTCCGCTCTATGAGATGGCCAAGGTGGCAGCCAGGACGCTCACCGGAACGCAAGCGGCCTTCGCTCCGGTCAAGACGGCCACTCAGCTCAAGGTCACCGGCGTCAATCTCTATTCGGCCGGCGATTTCGCCGATGCCGAGGACCGCGAGGAGATCGTGCTGCGCGACGCGGCTGCCGGTGTCTACAAGCGTGTCGTGCTCAAGGACGACCGTATCGTGGGCGCCGTGCTTTACGGTGAAACCGGCGATGGCGCCTGGTTTTTCGATTTGTTGAAGCGCGGCGAGGACATTACCCCGATGCGCGACACGCTCATTTTCGGCCAGGCCTATCAGGGAGGGGCCGAGCTGGACCCTATGGCGGCCGTTGCAGCCTTGCCGGATGATGCAGAAATCTGCGGCTGCAACGGCGTATGCAAATCGGCGATCACCGGCGCGATCGCGGGCAAGGGGCTCAAGAACCTCGACGATGTGCGGGCGCACACCAAGGCCTCGGCGAGCTGCGGCTCGTGCACGGGGCTGGTGGAAAAGCTGCTCGCCGCGACACTGGGGGATGCCTACAACCCGGCCGCAATCCAGCCGGTCTGCCCCTGCACCGATTTCGGCCATGACGAGGTGCGCCGGCTGATCGTCGCCAAGGAATTGAAGTCCATTCCGGCGGTCATGCAGGAGCTCGAATGGAAGACCTCCTGTGGCTGCGCCAAGTGCCGGCCGGCGCTCAACTACTACCTGCTTTCGACCTGGCCGGGTGAGTACGAGGACGACAACCAGAGCCGCTTTATCAACGAGCGGGTGCACGCAAACATCCAGAAGGACGGCACCTATTCGGTGGTGCCGCGCATGTGGGGCGGGATCACCAATCCTCGCGAATTGCGGGCAATAGCCGATGTGGCCGACAAGTTCGCCATTCCCACCATCAAGGTGACGGGCGGCCAGCGCATCGATCTGTTGGGCGTCAAGAAGGAAGACCTGCCAAGCGTTTGGGCGGACCTTAATGCGGCCGGCATGGTCTCGGGCGCCGCCTATGCCAAAGGGTTGCGCACCGTCAAAACGTGCGTGGGATCGGACTGGTGCCGGTTCGGAACCCAGGATTCGACCGGACTTGGGGTACGGATCGAAAAGTTCATGTGGGGAAGCTGGACGCCGGCCAAGGTCAAGATGGCGGTGTCGGGATGTCCACGGAACTGTGCGGAAGCGACCTGCAAGGATGTGGGCGTGGTTTGCGTCGATTCAGGCTACGAAATCCATTTTGCCGGGGCGGCGGGGCTCGACATCAAGGGCACCGAAGTGCTCTGCCACGCCAGGACCGAGGACGAGGCGCTGGAGATCATCGTGGCGCTGGTTCAGCTCTATCGCGAGCAGGGGCGCTATCTCGAACGCATCTACAAATGGGCCAAGCGGGTAGGGTCGGATTCGATCAGGGCCAATATCGTCGAGGACGTCGAAAAGCGCCGGTATTATTTCGACCGTTTCGTTCATTCCCAGAAGTTCGCGCAAGTCGATCCGTGGGAAGAGCGGGTCAACGGCAAGGACGCCCATGAATTCGCCGCCATGGCTGAATTCGGTTTCCCCCAGGCAGCGGAGTGA
- a CDS encoding nitrate/nitrite transporter: MTSPMPDTGTAPNAGRALSLSTIAFTVCFAVWTIFSIIGVQIKDQLGLTEAQFGLLVGTPVLTGSLIRLLLGIWTDRFGGRLVYTLTMLASAAATALLAFAQTYEQMLVAALGVGIAGGSFAVGVAYVSRFYPAGKQGTALGIFGVGNVGAAVTKFAAPFVMVALGWQAVALVWAAVLAIMAVVFWFSTEDDPVIAERRASGGKGRSLAEEFAPLRNLQVWRFSLYYFFAFGAFVALSLWLPRYLIEVYGFDIQTAGMIAAFYSIPASIFRAYGGHLSDRHGARTVMYWTLIVSAAATFVLSFPQLGAVGFIAVAFVLGFFMSLGKAAVYKHIPAYYPGSVGAVGGLVGMIGGLGGFVLPIAFGVLNERTGMWTSCFMLLFAIVLVSLVWMHLSVRSIDRRTAQAVPIAAE; this comes from the coding sequence ATGACCTCACCGATGCCCGATACGGGGACTGCTCCCAACGCCGGCCGCGCGCTGTCGCTGTCGACGATCGCCTTTACCGTCTGCTTTGCCGTGTGGACGATCTTTTCCATCATCGGGGTGCAGATCAAAGACCAGTTGGGGCTCACCGAGGCCCAGTTCGGTCTTTTGGTCGGCACGCCGGTTCTAACCGGTTCGCTGATCCGGCTCCTGCTTGGCATCTGGACGGACCGGTTCGGCGGGCGACTGGTCTATACGCTCACAATGCTGGCATCCGCCGCTGCGACTGCGCTGCTGGCGTTCGCGCAAACCTATGAGCAGATGCTGGTCGCCGCGCTGGGCGTGGGCATCGCCGGCGGTTCGTTCGCGGTTGGGGTGGCCTATGTCTCCCGCTTCTATCCGGCGGGCAAGCAGGGCACCGCGCTGGGGATCTTCGGGGTCGGCAATGTCGGGGCGGCAGTGACCAAATTCGCGGCACCCTTCGTGATGGTGGCGCTGGGCTGGCAGGCCGTCGCGTTGGTGTGGGCGGCGGTGCTGGCCATCATGGCGGTGGTGTTCTGGTTCAGCACCGAAGACGATCCCGTGATCGCGGAGCGGCGCGCGTCGGGGGGCAAGGGCCGCAGCCTTGCCGAGGAATTCGCGCCGCTCAGGAACCTGCAGGTCTGGCGCTTTTCCCTCTACTATTTCTTCGCCTTCGGCGCCTTTGTCGCGCTTTCGCTGTGGCTGCCGCGCTACCTCATCGAAGTCTATGGCTTCGATATCCAGACCGCCGGGATGATCGCGGCGTTCTACTCCATCCCCGCGTCGATCTTCAGGGCCTATGGCGGGCACCTTTCCGACCGCCACGGCGCGCGCACGGTGATGTATTGGACGCTGATCGTCTCGGCGGCCGCCACCTTCGTTCTGTCCTTCCCGCAACTTGGCGCGGTCGGCTTTATCGCCGTCGCTTTCGTGCTGGGCTTCTTCATGAGCTTGGGCAAGGCCGCCGTCTACAAGCACATTCCGGCCTATTACCCCGGTTCGGTCGGTGCGGTCGGTGGGCTGGTCGGGATGATCGGCGGGCTGGGCGGCTTCGTTCTCCCCATCGCCTTTGGCGTGCTCAACGAGCGCACCGGCATGTGGACGAGCTGCTTCATGCTGCTGTTCGCCATTGTCCTTGTTTCGCTGGTCTGGATGCACCTCTCGGTGCGCAGCATCGACCGCCGTACGGCCCAGGCCGTCCCAATAGCCGCCGAATAA
- a CDS encoding CmpA/NrtA family ABC transporter substrate-binding protein: MGLTPITIGYVPLLDAAVLIAAQEQGFAEAEGLEFDLVRETSWANIRDRVAIGHFDLAHMLAPMPLSANLGLTPLDAQMIAPMALGLGGNAVTVSNAVWEQMRRAGAGPGVDAWQAGLALKRVIAARAKNGSPRLRLAVVHPESGHNYELRYWLAASGIDPRHDVEIVIVPPSFQPDALAAGRIDGYCVGEPFNSVAAARGIGRTVTTKSSIWRSSPEKVLGTRLQWAERYPERLGAILRAVTRAARWSGDPANREALARMLAREDRLGVSDAILMRALTGDLMLGRGENLKVDDFFIPYERAANFPWQSHALWFYAQMVRWGQASHSAGNAQIAARTYRPDLYRAALAGMGMAVPSANAKIEGALVEPTALGAQGGMLTLGPDGFFDGTQFDPDDLDAYIAAQSDLPAQ, translated from the coding sequence TTGGGACTGACACCCATCACCATCGGCTATGTCCCGCTGCTCGATGCGGCCGTGCTGATCGCTGCCCAGGAGCAGGGGTTTGCCGAGGCCGAAGGGCTCGAATTCGATCTGGTGCGCGAGACCTCCTGGGCCAACATCCGGGACCGCGTGGCGATCGGGCATTTCGACCTTGCGCATATGCTGGCGCCCATGCCGCTCAGCGCCAATCTGGGGCTCACGCCACTCGATGCGCAGATGATCGCGCCCATGGCGCTGGGGCTGGGCGGCAATGCGGTGACGGTTTCCAACGCGGTCTGGGAGCAGATGCGAAGGGCGGGCGCTGGTCCGGGCGTCGATGCGTGGCAGGCCGGACTTGCGCTCAAGCGTGTCATTGCTGCGCGGGCGAAGAACGGGTCGCCGCGATTGCGGCTGGCGGTCGTCCATCCTGAGAGCGGGCACAATTACGAGTTGCGCTACTGGCTGGCGGCTTCGGGGATCGACCCTCGTCACGATGTCGAAATCGTCATCGTCCCGCCCTCGTTCCAGCCCGATGCCTTGGCTGCCGGGCGGATCGACGGCTATTGCGTGGGCGAGCCCTTCAATTCGGTCGCGGCGGCGCGCGGCATCGGGCGCACCGTCACCACAAAGTCTTCGATCTGGCGCTCCAGCCCTGAGAAGGTGCTGGGGACACGGCTGCAATGGGCTGAACGCTATCCCGAACGGCTCGGCGCGATCTTGCGAGCGGTGACGCGGGCGGCACGCTGGAGCGGGGATCCGGCCAATCGCGAAGCGCTCGCGAGGATGCTGGCGCGTGAGGACCGGCTGGGTGTTTCCGATGCGATCCTGATGCGGGCGCTGACCGGCGATCTGATGCTTGGCAGGGGCGAAAATCTCAAGGTCGATGACTTCTTCATTCCCTACGAGCGGGCAGCGAATTTTCCCTGGCAGAGCCACGCACTGTGGTTCTATGCTCAGATGGTGCGGTGGGGGCAGGCGAGCCATAGTGCAGGCAATGCACAGATCGCCGCCCGGACCTATCGGCCCGATCTCTACCGCGCAGCGCTCGCCGGCATGGGCATGGCGGTGCCGTCCGCCAACGCCAAAATCGAAGGTGCCCTCGTGGAGCCGACGGCGCTCGGGGCGCAGGGGGGCATGCTGACGCTGGGCCCCGACGGGTTCTTCGATGGAACGCAGTTCGACCCCGATGATCTCGATGCCTATATTGCTGCGCAATCAGACCTGCCCGCACAATAA
- a CDS encoding ANTAR domain-containing response regulator has translation MPQTLSILVVDDNRIRASIIEDGLREAGHAHVHVITEINEVAARIGEIAPDVVIIDLENPNRDMLEHFFALSRALQRPIAMFVDKADPGSIEAAVDAGVSAYVVDGLRKERVKPILDMAISRFRAFSRLREELAEAKSELENRKAIEKAKGILMRTRGLSEDEAYALLRRTAMNQNRKIAEIAQSLITAAGLLEP, from the coding sequence ATGCCGCAGACGCTTTCGATTTTGGTGGTCGACGACAATCGCATCCGCGCCTCGATCATCGAGGATGGGCTGCGCGAGGCCGGCCATGCGCATGTGCACGTCATCACCGAAATCAACGAGGTGGCGGCCCGGATCGGCGAGATCGCGCCCGATGTGGTGATCATCGACCTCGAAAATCCCAATCGCGACATGCTCGAGCATTTCTTTGCGCTGTCACGGGCGTTGCAGCGGCCCATCGCCATGTTCGTGGACAAGGCCGACCCGGGCTCCATCGAAGCGGCGGTCGACGCGGGCGTTTCGGCCTATGTGGTCGACGGGCTGCGCAAGGAGCGGGTCAAACCCATTCTCGACATGGCCATCTCGCGCTTCCGCGCCTTTTCGCGCTTGCGGGAGGAACTGGCCGAAGCGAAATCCGAGCTTGAGAACCGCAAGGCGATCGAAAAGGCCAAGGGCATCCTGATGCGGACCCGGGGGCTTTCCGAGGATGAAGCCTATGCCCTGTTGCGCCGCACGGCCATGAACCAGAACCGCAAGATTGCCGAGATCGCGCAAAGCCTGATCACGGCGGCCGGACTGCTCGAACCCTAG
- a CDS encoding fumarylacetoacetate hydrolase family protein: protein MTFLEPGLYLGRVQMPGGGYPRVVTIRDGQLVDITSSAAPTVRDICEGEDPAAYVRSAPGEAIAALDAVMANAVAKEKDASLPTLLSPVDLQAIKASGVTFVVSLLERVIEEQAKGDPAKADALRGEMLSLIGEDLSQLVPGSDAAMAVKAKLIEKGVWSQYLEVGIGPDAEIFTKCQPMASVGYGAEVGLHPISTWNNPEPEVALIVSSRGGIVGATLGNDVNLRDVEGRSALLLGKAKDNNASAALGPFIRLFEGGFTIDSVKAMEVGLEVKGEDGFVLTGHSSMSQISRTPESLVAAAIGEHHQYPDGLVLYLGTMFAPVQDRDGAGKGFTHKLGDVVTISTPALGALVNTVNLSTKCAPWTYGPRQLMGDLARAGLLQ from the coding sequence ATGACTTTTCTCGAACCCGGACTTTATCTCGGTCGTGTGCAGATGCCGGGGGGTGGATACCCGCGCGTGGTCACCATTCGGGACGGGCAGCTTGTTGACATCACGTCGTCGGCGGCGCCGACAGTGCGCGATATCTGCGAGGGTGAAGACCCGGCAGCCTATGTGCGATCCGCTCCGGGGGAAGCGATCGCTGCGCTCGACGCGGTGATGGCCAATGCCGTTGCTAAGGAAAAGGATGCAAGCCTTCCCACCCTGCTCTCGCCGGTGGACCTGCAGGCAATCAAGGCTTCGGGGGTCACGTTCGTCGTCAGCCTGCTCGAGCGGGTGATCGAGGAGCAGGCCAAGGGCGATCCGGCCAAGGCCGACGCGTTGCGCGGGGAAATGCTCAGCCTCATTGGCGAGGATTTGTCCCAACTCGTTCCCGGCTCGGACGCCGCGATGGCCGTGAAGGCCAAGCTAATCGAGAAGGGTGTCTGGAGCCAGTATCTGGAGGTGGGGATCGGGCCCGATGCCGAGATCTTCACCAAATGCCAGCCCATGGCCAGCGTGGGGTACGGGGCCGAAGTGGGATTGCACCCGATATCGACCTGGAACAATCCCGAGCCCGAGGTGGCGCTGATCGTCTCCTCACGCGGCGGCATTGTGGGGGCCACGCTGGGCAACGACGTCAATCTGCGTGACGTGGAGGGCCGCTCGGCGCTGCTGCTGGGCAAGGCTAAGGACAACAACGCATCGGCGGCGCTGGGACCGTTCATCCGTTTGTTCGAGGGCGGTTTCACCATCGACAGCGTCAAGGCGATGGAGGTGGGACTCGAAGTAAAGGGCGAGGACGGGTTCGTGCTCACCGGTCACTCCTCCATGAGCCAGATTTCGCGTACGCCGGAATCGCTGGTTGCCGCGGCGATCGGCGAGCATCATCAATATCCCGATGGGCTGGTGCTTTATCTGGGCACGATGTTCGCCCCGGTCCAGGACCGGGACGGCGCCGGCAAGGGTTTCACGCACAAGCTGGGCGACGTGGTCACCATCTCGACCCCGGCGCTGGGAGCGCTGGTCAATACCGTCAACCTTTCCACCAAATGTGCGCCATGGACCTATGGCCCCCGGCAGTTGATGGGCGATCTGGCCAGAGCCGGCCTGCTCCAGTGA